A window of the Thermodesulforhabdus norvegica genome harbors these coding sequences:
- a CDS encoding DUF370 domain-containing protein: protein MQIKVVNIGFGNSVVANRIVAIVSPSSAPMKRLKEDARKANRLIDATMGRKTRSIIITDSNHVILSGVQAETLAQRLASIDQSSRESSSTVLFADNPEQES, encoded by the coding sequence ATGCAAATAAAGGTAGTAAACATAGGATTCGGGAACTCGGTCGTTGCCAACAGAATTGTGGCCATTGTTTCTCCTTCTTCTGCACCCATGAAGCGATTGAAGGAAGATGCCCGAAAGGCAAATCGACTCATCGATGCCACGATGGGAAGGAAGACGCGTTCCATCATCATTACCGACAGCAACCACGTAATACTTTCAGGCGTGCAGGCGGAGACACTGGCTCAGAGGCTCGCCTCAATAGACCAGAGTTCTCGAGAGTCTTCTTCAACGGTGCTTTTTGCCGATAACCCGGAGCAGGAGTCATGA
- a CDS encoding YicC/YloC family endoribonuclease, with amino-acid sequence MIYSMTGYGKASITREGFTVTVEMRSLNGKGLDVTVRLPRGLGEFEPEIRQIVRKAVRRGRVEVFVSVEATLPELKAPPINPDLFRLYWYRLQEISSSLPSIASPRFEDVLRIPYIFEQVELKDYLDLFSGSVREVTRGALEMLVSMRAAEGEELRKACCKYLEKIEQAISAIEKIREASLLTLRDRLRDRIMELLRDLPVALDENRLTQEIVFLTERSDIAEEIVRLKSHIGQFRSLLNDPEPAEGRQLDFLVQEMQREATTIGAKASDLDISQAVVVLRTEIAKLKEQVQNIE; translated from the coding sequence ATGATCTACAGCATGACCGGCTACGGAAAGGCCAGCATTACGAGAGAGGGTTTCACGGTAACGGTGGAGATGCGATCGCTGAACGGAAAAGGCCTTGATGTTACCGTACGACTTCCCAGAGGGCTCGGAGAGTTCGAACCGGAAATCAGGCAAATTGTCCGGAAGGCTGTACGACGCGGAAGAGTTGAGGTATTCGTAAGCGTTGAGGCGACGCTTCCGGAACTAAAAGCCCCGCCAATAAACCCAGACCTGTTCCGGCTTTACTGGTACCGTCTTCAGGAAATATCTTCTTCCCTTCCCTCCATAGCCTCCCCACGGTTCGAGGACGTTCTCCGCATTCCTTACATTTTCGAACAGGTTGAACTGAAAGATTATCTCGATCTTTTTTCCGGAAGCGTGAGGGAGGTAACCAGGGGTGCTCTGGAAATGCTGGTTTCGATGAGGGCTGCGGAAGGTGAAGAGCTGAGAAAGGCCTGCTGTAAATACCTGGAAAAAATTGAACAGGCCATTTCTGCCATAGAGAAAATCCGGGAGGCAAGCCTTCTTACATTGAGAGATAGACTCAGAGACCGCATAATGGAACTTTTGAGAGACCTTCCGGTTGCTCTTGACGAAAATCGACTGACTCAAGAAATAGTATTTCTGACCGAAAGATCGGATATTGCGGAGGAAATAGTTCGTCTCAAAAGCCACATAGGACAGTTCCGGTCTTTGCTGAACGATCCGGAACCGGCGGAGGGTCGTCAACTCGATTTTTTAGTCCAGGAAATGCAGAGAGAAGCAACGACCATCGGGGCTAAAGCATCGGATCTGGATATTTCTCAGGCCGTTGTGGTGCTGAGGACGGAGATAGCAAAACTAAAAGAACAGGTCCAGAACATAGAATAG
- a CDS encoding DUF4416 family protein has product MSIPREPSSAFLFLGILYSDAGAYKSALVELEKVFGPLSFLTGPRVFTETGYYNAEMGTPIYRVYGVFERPVNQDKLADIKLKTNEIEAGLAQNGRRRVNLDPGLLSEERLVLATGKNYTHRVYLSRGIYADLTLIFRRGQYEPLQWTYPDYRDPVLRHFLGVLRQKLHYLKTGRLPVNPYRLPSEEQKKED; this is encoded by the coding sequence ATGAGTATCCCCCGTGAGCCGTCGTCTGCTTTTCTTTTCCTGGGCATTCTTTATTCCGATGCAGGTGCCTATAAGAGCGCTCTGGTAGAACTGGAAAAGGTCTTTGGCCCGTTGAGTTTTCTTACCGGACCGAGAGTTTTTACCGAAACCGGCTATTACAACGCCGAAATGGGAACACCCATCTACAGGGTTTACGGAGTTTTCGAAAGACCCGTGAACCAGGATAAACTGGCCGATATAAAGCTGAAGACCAATGAAATAGAGGCCGGGCTGGCTCAGAACGGCCGTCGAAGAGTAAACCTCGATCCGGGACTGTTAAGCGAAGAACGGCTTGTTCTGGCTACGGGTAAGAACTATACCCATCGGGTGTATCTATCCAGAGGCATTTATGCAGATCTGACGCTTATTTTCCGTCGAGGTCAGTACGAACCGCTTCAGTGGACCTATCCGGATTACAGAGATCCTGTATTGAGGCATTTCCTAGGTGTTCTCCGCCAGAAGCTCCATTACCTGAAGACGGGCAGGTTACCGGTAAATCCTTATAGACTTCCTTCAGAGGAGCAGAAAAAAGAGGATTGA
- the rfaE1 gene encoding D-glycero-beta-D-manno-heptose-7-phosphate kinase, with the protein MFVPDLNRLHGALSRFQDVRICVIGDLMLDVFLWGRVRRISPEAPVPVVEIEGDSRVPGGSANVAHNASALGARVFIAGRVGNDPDGEELMKMLKEAGIDTAAVVVSEECPTTVKTRVIAHSQHVVRFDREVKRPLSGRELKHILSFLGDLKSFDAIVVSDYAKGVVIPELMKEIKQRATLSEVPIIVDPKVLNAPLFEGVTVITPNFAEALLMAGNHSEEDVISVGKELLRRYRCQYVLITRGSEGMSLFSEDGQILYLPAVARKVYDVTGAGDTVVATLAVGMCAGLSMAEAAYIANVAAGYVVGEPGTAVISLETLRSVLSGGRIT; encoded by the coding sequence ATGTTCGTTCCTGACCTGAATCGTCTCCACGGAGCCTTGAGTCGTTTCCAGGATGTGCGAATCTGTGTTATCGGCGATCTTATGCTGGATGTGTTTCTCTGGGGACGAGTAAGGCGTATTTCTCCGGAAGCTCCGGTGCCGGTGGTGGAAATTGAAGGCGATAGCCGCGTGCCCGGAGGCTCGGCAAACGTGGCGCACAATGCTTCGGCGCTGGGAGCCCGGGTATTTATCGCAGGAAGGGTTGGAAACGATCCGGACGGTGAAGAATTAATGAAGATGCTGAAGGAGGCCGGGATCGATACGGCGGCCGTGGTCGTTTCGGAGGAATGTCCTACAACGGTAAAAACCCGGGTGATAGCCCACAGCCAGCATGTCGTGCGTTTCGACAGGGAGGTAAAAAGGCCCCTTTCGGGCAGGGAACTGAAGCACATACTTTCCTTTCTGGGAGACCTTAAGTCTTTTGACGCCATCGTCGTTTCGGACTATGCCAAGGGCGTTGTAATACCGGAGCTTATGAAAGAGATTAAACAACGAGCCACTCTTTCAGAGGTGCCCATCATTGTTGACCCCAAGGTTTTAAATGCCCCGCTTTTTGAAGGGGTTACGGTCATTACGCCCAATTTCGCCGAAGCACTGCTTATGGCCGGAAATCACAGCGAAGAAGACGTCATTTCCGTCGGGAAAGAGCTTCTCAGGAGATATAGATGTCAATACGTCCTGATAACCCGGGGTTCTGAAGGCATGAGCCTTTTTTCCGAAGACGGTCAGATTCTGTACCTTCCAGCCGTGGCCAGAAAGGTTTACGATGTCACAGGGGCCGGCGATACCGTGGTGGCAACTCTTGCGGTGGGTATGTGCGCCGGCCTGAGCATGGCCGAAGCCGCCTACATTGCCAACGTCGCAGCGGGATACGTCGTGGGAGAGCCGGGCACGGCCGTAATATCTCTCGAAACACTCCGAAGTGTTCTTTCCGGAGGCAGGATCACATGA
- a CDS encoding Trm112 family protein — protein sequence MTIKAELLEILACPRCKGDVRLNEDGTGLICDGCRLLYEIRDGIPIMLVEEAKPLD from the coding sequence ATGACCATAAAAGCGGAACTTCTTGAAATACTGGCCTGTCCCAGGTGTAAAGGAGATGTCAGGTTGAATGAAGACGGAACGGGTCTGATTTGTGACGGTTGCCGTCTGCTCTACGAAATTAGGGACGGAATCCCGATAATGCTCGTTGAAGAGGCTAAACCCCTCGATTGA
- a CDS encoding YggT family protein has protein sequence MFIMGRLLEALATVVYLVLNLYMWVVIIRALISWVNPDPYNPIVRFLYAVTDPILNAIRRRLPVVFSGIDFSPLLLILAIYFLQIFLVQSMRDLAYQLIR, from the coding sequence ATGTTTATCATGGGAAGGTTACTGGAAGCGCTTGCTACGGTTGTGTATCTTGTGCTCAACCTTTACATGTGGGTTGTGATCATCAGGGCTCTTATATCCTGGGTCAATCCAGATCCTTACAACCCCATCGTAAGATTTTTATATGCCGTAACGGATCCCATTTTAAATGCAATCAGGAGAAGGCTCCCCGTCGTATTTTCCGGCATAGACTTTTCTCCGCTACTGCTTATCCTGGCCATCTACTTTCTGCAGATTTTTCTGGTTCAGAGCATGAGAGATCTGGCTTACCAGTTAATCCGTTAG